The DNA region CGCCGAGATCTTCTTCGAGGACATGGTCATCCCCGAGGACGCTCTGCTCGGTGAGGAGGGCCGCGGATTTTACAACATCATGTGGGAGCTGCAGGGAGAGCGCCTCATCGGCTCCGCCCTGGCCATCGCCGGCGCCAAGCTCACCCTGGAGGGCGCCATCGCCTACACCAAAGAGCGCGTGCAGTTCGGCAAGCCCATCTGCAAGAACCAGGCCATCGCCCACCGCCTCGCAGACCTGGCCGCCAAGATCGAGGCGGCGCAGGCGCTCATCTACCTCACCGCCTGGAAGGTGGACCAGGGGGAGTACCCGGTGAAGGAGATCTCCATGGCCAAGCTCATCAGCGCCCAGGTGGCCTGCGAGGTGGCCGACGAAGCCCTGCAGTTCATGGGGGGATACGGCTACATGATGGAATACCCCGTCCAGCGATCCTGGAGGGACGCGCGCCTGGGACGCATCGGCGGCGGCACCGACGAGATCATGCGGGAGATCATCGCCACCACCATGGGGCTCTATGCCTAGAAGCTCCGGGGAAGCAGAAAGGGCGCGGGCGACCGCGCCCTTTTCATTGCGCCCGACACCGGGTGCAGACCTTCCTCGGTCAAGGTGCGCTTTCCAAACCGGACCTACGGAAATCTAGGCTCCCGGACGCCTTGCCGGTGCCCGGCGGGCGTAACCGTGCCTTCGCGCCGCAGACCTGCCTTGCGGGGTCGAAAAAAGGGCGCGGGCGACCGCGCCCTTCGGCTGCCTTTCCGGTCAGGGGAGATAGACCGTGGCCTCGCCGCCCTTGAGGACGTCGCTCCCGTCCGACTTCTCCGCCCACACGTCCAGCACCACCAGGTTGCCCTCGAGCTTCTCGCGCACCCTGCCCTTGAAGATCACCGTGTCCCCGGGGATGACCATGCCCCGGAACTGGCAGGAGAGCTTCTTGAGGTAGCCCGGATCCCCGATCCAGTCCACCACCGTCTTGCCCAGCAGCGCCATGTTGAAAAGCCCGTGGGCGATGACGTCGGGAAGCATGGCCACGTCCTTGGCGAAGAAGGGGTTGGTGTGGATGGGGTTGAAGTCGCCGCTGGCCCCGGCGTAGATCACCGCGTCCATGCGGTCGAACTGGTGGGTGAAGGAGGGGATCTCCTGTCCCACCTGCACGTCGTCGTACTTGAGGTTGCAGAGCTCGGTCATGGCCATCAACCTCCCCTGATGATGAAGGTCGCCCGCGAGCGGCATACCAGCTCGTCGTTCTGGTTGCGCGCCTCTCCCTCGTAGACCACGAAATCGAGGTTGCCCTTCTCGTAGATGTCGGCGATCTTCCCCGTCTCCGTGATCACGTCTCCGGGCTTGACCACCGTGAACCACTCGAACTCCTGGGCGCCGTGCACCAGCATGGCCAGGTTCAGCTTGATCTCCTGATCGACGAGCACCATCCCCGCGCCCCGCAGTGCGTACACGGCGGCGAAGTTGGGCATGCCGATGATGTCACCGTACCTGGTCTGCCTGGCGAACTCGCGGTCGTGATAGATGGGGCGGAAGTCCTTGGCCGCGGCCGCGTATTCCTTCATCTTCTCGCGGCCGATCTCGTACTCCAGGGGACCGTAGGTCTTGCCGATCCACTTGTGATCAACCATGGCCTCACTCCTTTCAACGTCTTCCCCTCCCCGGCAAGAGCAAGAAGATTCTAACATCGCGCGGGGATGCCGCGAAAGATGCCGGAGTCCCTTTACCTCGTCCCGCCGCGGCCGGGGCCTGCACGCACGGGCTCAGATCCTTCCGCCCCTCTCCTCGTAGAGCCGCGGCAGGAAGGAGGCCAGGTTGTTGTACTCGATGAGGCTGTGGCCTGCCCACAGGGACTCAGATCTTCCCGCCCATCTCCTCGTAGAGCCGCGGCAGGAAGGAGGCCAGGTTGTTGTACTCGATGAGGCTGTGCAGGCAGTTGTTGCGCGCGAGGTCCATCATCCTGAAGGGCATGGGTCTCTTCACCCGTCTGGGCGCGCCGTTCTTCATGGTGTACCCGATCCAGTAACGACTGCGGTATTCCACCCCGCCCTCCACCTCGCGCACGGCGTGGAAGAAGACGTTGAAAGGCGTCTTCAGCAGGTCGAGCACGACGTTTGCGCAGTAGGCACGCGATATCTCCGGTTCCCTGAACATGCTCATGTCCAGGCCGAAATCCCGCGGTGAGAAGAAGTGGATGGCGATCCTCTGGGCTCCCCGCAGGTTGAAGCCCTCCACGGGGTAGTGGGTACTGCCGTAGTTCCGATCCCGGAGCGGAACCCCGGAGCTGTCCAGGTGCCGTGCGGGGTCCTTCACGCCGATGTCCACGTGCGCGACGGGACACCAGATGGCGTAACGCAGCCCCTCCAGGGGATGCCAATTGAACCACCAGTCCAGCATCTCGGGGGCGACCCCCGGCATCCTCACCAGGGTGGCCGCGAAACCGCTCCCGTCGGGCATGACCGTATATCCCGTCTCCACCTCCAAGTACCCGGGCTTCATGAGGTCGTCTCGCGCGTGGATGGAGGTGGCCCTGGCGGGGTCAACGGGACCGGCGTTTACCTTCTCCAGGTCCTCGGCGGGGACCTCCGCAAGCTCCCTATGGAGATACCCGGCATAGGGCTTCTCCTTCTCCTCTTCCGCCAGCTCGCGGCGCTCCATCCCGCGGATGTCGTCCATGCTCACGGGATGTGGAAAGACTTTATCCATCCTCACCAGCAGGTTCCTGATGCTCAACCCTCGATCCCTCCTCTCTCTGCCCTTGTCCTGGCCGCTCCTTTATCTGACCGCGCGCGAGAGGGCCCGCTCTCCGCGTCCTCTTCGTCTCTCTTGCGGCGCGGCCTACTCCTTTTTCGCAGCGGAAAGGGCCGAGTCTCCGGACCCGGGCCGGATCGCCATGCATCACCCGGCGCCGTCCCGGACCGAGAACCCGGCCCCTTGGCCCCGTATGGACCTCACTCACTCTCCATCGCGGTTACGGGCTTGCGTGCCCTCGCCGTCGCAGGTGCCGTCCTGGAGCCTCTCGCGCACGCGTTCGCAGTCGCCGTTGCACTCGCCTGCCTGGTTCGCCTCTCCCGCCTGCGCTCCCTCCGTCGGATCTTCGTTTCCCGCGCGGTTGCGAGTCTGGGTGCCCTCGCCGTCGCAGGTGCCGTCCTGGAGCCTCTCGCGCACGCGTTCGCAGTCGCCGTTGCACTCGCCTGCCTGGTTCGCCTCTCCCGCCTGCGCTCCCTCCGTCGGATCTTCGTTTCCCGCGCGGTTGCGAGTCTGGGTGCCCTCGCCGTCGCAGGTGCC from Actinomycetota bacterium includes:
- a CDS encoding dehydratase, with protein sequence MAMTELCNLKYDDVQVGQEIPSFTHQFDRMDAVIYAGASGDFNPIHTNPFFAKDVAMLPDVIAHGLFNMALLGKTVVDWIGDPGYLKKLSCQFRGMVIPGDTVIFKGRVREKLEGNLVVLDVWAEKSDGSDVLKGGEATVYLP
- a CDS encoding MaoC family dehydratase N-terminal domain-containing protein, which gives rise to MVDHKWIGKTYGPLEYEIGREKMKEYAAAAKDFRPIYHDREFARQTRYGDIIGMPNFAAVYALRGAGMVLVDQEIKLNLAMLVHGAQEFEWFTVVKPGDVITETGKIADIYEKGNLDFVVYEGEARNQNDELVCRSRATFIIRGG